One Ahaetulla prasina isolate Xishuangbanna chromosome 10, ASM2864084v1, whole genome shotgun sequence genomic region harbors:
- the LOC131204550 gene encoding G-protein coupled receptor 42-like, which translates to MSVWEIISLVVYGATILLGLPSNILALYIFYCRARVRLTPNLIYMINLCLSDLAFLLFLPLKMLEKGKVDWTMPGFLCPLYNLIHFGTIYTSACFLTAVSAGRFLGAVYPLHYQAYKKPCYSCLVSVGIWSLVGFHGVLLFALETSRDTKSSLFAGNSSSCYHNFSEDQLALLVPVRLELSVVLFFLPLLITAFCYAGCIRVLVGSHLHLRKKRRAVRVAAATLSVFVLCFGPYNISHVVGFVNGEDVWWRTVALLPTACNAFLDPLIFYFLSSAMDDGIVQVWRSLRDKYSSIRMKIVLAHGKAKTQQRDRGIA; encoded by the coding sequence ATGTCAGTCTGGGAGATCATTTCTTTGGTGGTCTACGGGGCAACCATCCTCTTGGGATTGCCCTCCAATATCTTGGCCCTTTACATCTTCTACTGCCGCGCCAGGGTTCGCTTGACCCCCAACCTCATCTACATGATCAACCTTTGTCTCTCCGACTtggccttcctccttttcctaccTCTTAAGATGCTGGAAAAAGGAAAGGTGGACTGGACGATGCCTGGCTTCCTGTGTCCACTTTACAACCTGATTCATTTCGGCACGATTTACACCAGCGCCTGTTTCCTAACGGCTGTGAGCGCGGGGCGGTTTTTGGGAGCTGTTTATCCCCTCCACTATCAAGCTTACAAAAAGCCTTGCTATTCCTGCCTGGTTTCCGTGGGCATCTGGAGCTTGGTGGGGTTCCACGGGGTCCTCCTCTTCGCTCTCGAGACCTCCAGGGACACCAAGTCCAGCCTTTTCGCTGGGAACAGCTCTTCCTGCTACCACAACTtcagtgaagaccagctggctttaCTGGTCCCCGTACGGCTGGAACTCTCTGTCGTCTTGTTCTTTCTCCCTTTGCTAATCACGGCTTTTTGTTACGCTGGATGTATCCGTGTCCTGGTTGGATCGCATCTCCATCTGCGGAAGAAACGGCGCGCGGTACGGGTGGCCGCGGCCACTTTGTCTGTTTTTGTCCTCTGTTTTGGCCCTTATAACATATCCCATGTTGTAGGCTTCGTCAATGGGGAGGATGTTTGGTGGCGCACGGTGGCTCTGCTTCCAACGGCGTGCAATGCTTTTCTGGATCCCCTCatcttctacttcctctcctctgcCATGGACGATGGGATCGTTCAAGTCTGGCGCTCGCTGAGGGACAAATATAGCTCCATCCGGATGAAGATTGTCTTGGCTCATGGAAAAGCCAAGACCCAACAGAGAGACAGGGGTATTGCCTGA
- the LOC131204412 gene encoding free fatty acid receptor 2-like, which yields MVNNTVVLTIYIIAFVFGLPCNLLACYSFLRKVRRKPVPIDILLLNLTISDLFLLLFLPFKMAEVAQRFTWPLPSILCPLANFFFYSSIYISTLFLMGVSLERYLCIAYPVKHKLNRRPTYARIASLFFWFWACSHCGCIVFIVHYLPGNPWSHKANVTCYYEFSPEQRDIVLPFRLELFFVLFLLPFLVTISCYVNVIRILNAMPNIKPQKKQRAVGLAVATLLNFTLAFAPYNISHVVGFVMKKSPPWRTETFCLTSLNTVLDPVIFFFSSSTIRRTFTEFWIGICNEIRKHTSPCCPCCRDNDKKGEAGELTLGNLPSIMAGSSTPTPFATLEPSMTLDE from the coding sequence ATGGTGAACAATACCGTGGTCCTGACTATCTACATCATTGCCTTCGTCTTTGGTTTGCCTTGCAACCTTCTGGCCTGCTACTCTTTCCTGAGGAAAGTCCGTCGCAAGCCGGTCCCCATAGATATACTGTTGCTCAATTTGACCATTTCtgaccttttccttcttctctttttgcCCTTCAAGATGGCAGAAGTTGCTCAGCGTTTCACCTGgcctcttccttccattctttgcCCACTGGCAAACTTCTTCTTCTACAGCAGCATTTATATCAGCACCCTGTTCCTCATGGGTGTCAGCCTCGAGCGCTACCTGTGCATTGCCTACCCTGTCAAGCACAAGTTGAACCGCAGACCAACCTACGCAAGAATCGCCAGCCTTTTCTTCTGGTTTTGGGCTTGTTCCCATTGCGGTTGCATCGTCTTCATTGTTCACTACCTCCCTGGAAATCCTTGGAGTCATAAGGCCAACGTCACTTGCTACTATGAATTCTCCCCTGAACAGCGTGACATTGTCCTTCCTTTCCGCCTGGAGCTCTTCTTTGTCCTCTTCTTACTTCCTTTCCTTGTCACTATCTCCTGCTATGTCAATGTGATCCGCATCTTGAATGCCATGCCAAACATTAAACCCCAGAAGAAGCAAAGGGCCGTGGGCTTAGCTGTGGCTACCCTGCTCAATTTCACTCTGGCCTTTGCTCCCTACAATATCTCCCACGTTGTGGGCTTTGTGATGAAAAAAAGCCCCCCCTGGAGAACAGAGACCTTCTGCCTGACTTCCCTCAATACGGTGTTGGATCctgtcatcttcttcttctcttcctccaccaTCCGGAGGACATTTACAGAATTTTGGATTGGCATCTGCAATGAAATCCGGAAGCATACATCACCCTGCTGTCCATGTTGTAGGGACAATGACAAAAAAGGAGAAGCTGGTGAGTTAACTCTTGGAAACCTCCCCAGTATAATGGCAGGATCTAGTACCCCCACTCCTTTTGCAACCCTGGAACCCTCTATGACGTTAGACGAGTGA